The Firmicutes bacterium CAG:345 genome contains a region encoding:
- a CDS encoding uncharacterized protein (product inferred by homology to UniProt), with translation MKSSKYFSAKEIIKIVLIAFGILLFICLSILKSNVEFAEWWTRNFGFLYENIIGRISSLFPISMLEFWIIFLIGIVIFFFVRMIINFKRKNKIKGIRSITAIILVAVCTISIFQATYGVSYNRKKVDIVQYEEKIDYTYYDEIISYYLEDFNFVSSQMQYKEDGDVISPYSFEELSSIMQEEYKRLDSDYFNSYTPKTKKMYLTSWLYTELWIQGVFFAPSGDTNINYKIPASNLPYTIGHELAHAKGVTREDDANLTSLYINLTSDKPYLRYSAYMNTFYSILQLSNYMGDDEAYSKYNSMLNSAIGYNHLRNNEFWNSHTVINDIGEWFNNLYLKINGTSGTGSYDDVYDVGDGIKKDDETGEEVQIKIVSNYSPYQKLYFALYPYELN, from the coding sequence TAAAAAGCAATGTTGAATTTGCTGAATGGTGGACAAGAAATTTTGGCTTTTTATATGAAAATATTATCGGGAGAATTTCTTCTTTGTTTCCTATTTCAATGTTAGAATTCTGGATAATATTTTTAATCGGAATAGTAATATTTTTCTTTGTGAGGATGATAATTAATTTCAAAAGGAAAAATAAAATCAAAGGTATTAGATCGATAACAGCAATCATTTTAGTTGCAGTTTGCACAATTTCGATTTTTCAAGCAACATATGGCGTTTCTTATAACAGAAAGAAAGTGGATATAGTTCAATATGAAGAAAAAATTGATTATACATATTATGATGAAATAATCAGCTATTATTTAGAAGATTTTAACTTTGTTTCTAGTCAAATGCAATATAAGGAAGATGGTGATGTTATTTCCCCTTATTCTTTTGAAGAATTATCTTCAATAATGCAAGAAGAATATAAAAGACTTGATTCAGACTATTTTAATTCTTATACTCCAAAAACTAAAAAGATGTATTTGACATCATGGTTATATACAGAATTATGGATTCAAGGAGTCTTTTTTGCTCCAAGCGGCGATACAAATATCAATTATAAAATCCCTGCTTCTAATCTTCCATATACAATTGGACATGAACTTGCACACGCGAAAGGTGTCACTAGAGAAGATGATGCAAATTTAACAAGTCTTTATATAAATCTCACCAGTGATAAACCATATTTAAGATATTCGGCTTATATGAATACTTTCTATTCGATATTGCAACTTTCAAATTATATGGGAGATGATGAAGCTTATTCTAAATATAATTCAATGCTCAATTCAGCAATTGGCTATAATCATTTGAGAAACAATGAATTTTGGAATAGTCATACAGTTATAAATGATATTGGAGAATGGTTTAATAATTTATATTTAAAGATTAATGGAACTTCTGGAACTGGAAGTTATGATGATGTTTATGATGTTGGAGATGGCATAAAAAAAGATGACGAAACTGGAGAAGAAGTTCAAATAAAAATCGTCTCCAATTATTCGCCATACCAAAAATTATATTTTGCTTTATATCCTTATGAATTGAATTAA
- a CDS encoding ribosomal subunit interface protein (product inferred by homology to UniProt): MKYQIVGKNVAITAAMEDAIHKKMARIERYFDETKEVKCVATVSTAHLNQTIEISISTTHLDLRAKVTKSDFYEALDKAVDRLEDQMRKVKTQLDRSKKPSLGENIRLEMLQNTDATDTEIVRRKKLSLTPMDLDEALTRMDALGHSFFIYLDSTTGLVNVLYLREDGGYGCIEIKE; this comes from the coding sequence ATGAAATACCAGATTGTTGGAAAAAACGTTGCAATAACTGCTGCAATGGAAGATGCCATTCATAAAAAGATGGCTAGAATAGAACGTTATTTTGACGAAACAAAGGAAGTCAAATGTGTAGCTACTGTATCCACAGCCCACTTGAATCAAACAATTGAAATTTCAATTTCCACTACTCATTTAGATTTACGTGCTAAAGTAACTAAAAGTGATTTCTACGAAGCTTTAGATAAAGCTGTTGATCGTCTTGAAGATCAAATGAGAAAAGTTAAAACTCAACTCGATCGTTCTAAAAAACCTTCATTAGGTGAAAACATTCGCTTAGAAATGCTTCAAAATACTGATGCCACCGATACAGAAATCGTTCGTCGTAAAAAACTTTCTTTAACACCGATGGATCTTGATGAAGCTTTGACAAGAATGGATGCTCTCGGTCACTCCTTCTTCATCTATCTTGATTCTACAACCGGACTTGTCAATGTTTTATATCTCCGTGAAGATGGCGGATATGGCTGCATTGAAATCAAAGAATAA
- a CDS encoding putative uncharacterized protein (product inferred by homology to UniProt), with translation MFYISVKMADMAALKSKNKRMKKRDYSLFLIPLVLLSVASCSNNKTIKTSTTLTKSIPPCSSSGAEEVLVCTKNQTSVLPFDSGVTMTLYGDDAENEEIKTNFVQKMSYYSALFDRHYDYQYRTSLDEKYQDLINVKTINDTISELNSMENNSSKDLVLPEELYKGLKIAVDFSLRSNLKYNLSIGSLSTLYDDNITNAQAFEYQNYLNQLSKDDSKLYQTLVMRDTQKVVVNRDFDKDEYQKASDAVLNKEELENIFTFKENNILEIRKVKTTDSKYTTSITLGGYGKGYAEKIFASMHPNVAFLLNGGSSSIMTQNVKTNGKPWKIRIDNPLYRQESSYVSSMYGFISTPLSKLNESEFYFESQNSFTLSTSGYYNNYFYTLGDNDEVILYHHIIDSNKKISDTYFDSASIMIDDPGYADMYSTALMNCSSLQEAEELRNLLDSTYNFSTWAFYTAHNKLNFEQTIKAYIPEAQKNKFHLMTNKEVDNLYPLITTFNYF, from the coding sequence ATGTTTTATATCTCCGTGAAGATGGCGGATATGGCTGCATTGAAATCAAAGAATAAACGGATGAAAAAAAGGGACTATTCATTATTTCTTATCCCTCTCGTTTTATTAAGTGTCGCCTCTTGTTCTAATAATAAAACAATTAAGACAAGTACAACATTAACTAAATCGATTCCTCCCTGCTCCAGTTCTGGGGCAGAGGAGGTTTTAGTTTGCACAAAGAATCAAACTAGCGTTCTACCTTTTGATTCTGGTGTAACTATGACTTTGTATGGCGATGATGCTGAAAATGAAGAGATAAAGACAAATTTTGTTCAAAAAATGAGCTATTATTCCGCTCTTTTTGATCGTCATTATGACTATCAATATAGAACAAGTCTAGATGAGAAATATCAAGATTTAATAAATGTAAAAACAATCAATGATACAATATCCGAATTGAATTCAATGGAAAATAATTCTTCTAAAGATCTAGTTTTACCAGAAGAATTATACAAAGGATTAAAGATAGCGGTTGATTTTTCATTAAGAAGCAACTTAAAATATAATTTAAGCATTGGCTCTTTATCTACACTTTATGATGATAATATCACTAATGCTCAAGCCTTTGAATATCAAAACTATCTTAACCAACTGAGCAAAGACGATTCTAAACTTTATCAAACTCTTGTTATGCGAGACACACAAAAAGTCGTTGTCAATAGAGATTTCGATAAAGATGAATATCAAAAAGCTTCAGATGCTGTTTTAAATAAAGAAGAACTAGAAAACATATTTACATTTAAAGAGAATAATATTTTAGAAATCAGAAAAGTAAAAACTACCGATTCAAAATATACAACATCAATTACTTTAGGCGGTTATGGAAAAGGATATGCAGAAAAGATATTCGCTTCTATGCATCCAAATGTTGCCTTTTTACTCAATGGTGGTTCTTCTTCCATCATGACTCAAAATGTCAAAACCAACGGGAAGCCTTGGAAAATAAGAATTGATAATCCATTATATAGACAAGAATCAAGCTATGTTAGCTCAATGTATGGATTTATTTCTACACCATTAAGCAAACTAAATGAATCTGAATTTTACTTTGAAAGTCAAAACAGCTTCACTCTTTCAACTTCCGGATATTACAATAATTACTTTTATACTTTAGGTGATAATGATGAAGTAATTCTTTATCATCATATTATCGACAGCAACAAAAAAATTAGTGATACTTATTTTGATTCAGCTTCAATTATGATTGATGATCCTGGATACGCTGATATGTATTCAACTGCTTTAATGAATTGTTCATCTTTGCAAGAAGCAGAAGAATTAAGAAATTTGCTCGATAGCACTTATAATTTTTCCACATGGGCCTTTTATACTGCTCATAATAAATTGAATTTTGAACAAACAATTAAAGCATATATTCCTGAAGCCCAAAAAAATAAATTTCATCTTATGACAAATAAAGAAGTTGATAATCTTTATCCACTAATCACTACATTCAACTACTTTTAA
- a CDS encoding hAD-superfamily hydrolase (product inferred by homology to UniProt): MIKLIGIDLDGTLLYPKRHLTVLIRKNTNFLKRFIAKGGKVIFVSGRNPMMQKKVEKKVGAQIPILCCNGSFLYKDGEVSNNSPIPTNTAIELYSKMKKKFGILAWVLLDSTSHMYTTFHNIGGFLSTLIKFVNFISLQYREHITYGEKEFVKALKNGENYKIMPVFGLGKKGKNSAEQAYTAIKDLFGDQVSVFLSDSAIEISALNTSKGIGLKKYAEENNIDLDEIAVIGDSGNDISMFEITKNSFAMSHAPKFVKEKANYIVDRVFNMEEYIDKL, translated from the coding sequence TAAAAGACATCTGACAGTATTAATAAGGAAAAATACTAACTTTTTAAAAAGATTCATTGCTAAAGGTGGAAAAGTAATCTTTGTTTCTGGACGAAACCCAATGATGCAGAAAAAAGTCGAAAAAAAAGTTGGTGCTCAAATTCCTATTTTATGTTGCAATGGTTCTTTTCTATATAAAGATGGGGAAGTGAGCAACAATAGTCCTATTCCAACAAATACGGCAATCGAACTATATTCAAAAATGAAAAAGAAATTTGGAATATTAGCGTGGGTACTTTTAGATTCAACCAGCCACATGTATACAACTTTTCATAATATCGGTGGTTTTTTATCAACTCTTATAAAATTTGTCAATTTCATTTCATTGCAATACCGCGAACATATAACATATGGTGAAAAAGAATTTGTAAAAGCTTTAAAGAATGGCGAAAACTATAAAATAATGCCTGTGTTTGGCCTTGGCAAAAAAGGAAAGAACTCCGCCGAACAAGCTTATACAGCAATAAAAGACTTATTTGGAGATCAAGTTTCAGTATTTTTATCAGATTCAGCTATCGAAATATCGGCTCTGAACACTAGCAAGGGAATCGGATTAAAAAAATATGCTGAAGAAAATAACATCGACCTTGATGAGATTGCTGTTATCGGCGACAGCGGAAATGATATATCCATGTTTGAAATAACAAAAAACTCCTTCGCTATGAGTCACGCTCCAAAATTTGTTAAAGAAAAAGCTAATTATATTGTTGATAGAGTGTTCAATATGGAAGAATATATTGATAAACTTTAA
- a CDS encoding unknown (no significant homology to UniProt) → MKQTFDKKLFFITLFLGWFGIDKLYVGKGKAWKFFLVKFAYLFVLVGIVWNIYDLVKITKNEYKLDARDYLL, encoded by the coding sequence ATGAAACAAACTTTTGATAAAAAATTATTTTTTATAACATTATTTCTAGGTTGGTTCGGCATTGATAAATTATACGTTGGAAAAGGAAAAGCTTGGAAATTCTTCCTTGTCAAATTTGCATATTTATTCGTTTTAGTCGGCATTGTTTGGAACATTTATGATCTTGTTAAGATCACAAAAAACGAATACAAACTCGATGCCAGAGATTATTTGCTTTAA